The Rhopalosiphum maidis isolate BTI-1 chromosome 2, ASM367621v3, whole genome shotgun sequence genome segment ttccGAGATTATATCGTATGCATATCTTTTGTATTGTTCTGTATCAAAAACATAACTgtgaaaatgatttattttttacattataactcataaactctcaaaataattaaatgacaaaaccattaatataggtatagtagtatcaataatattaaaaaattatattttatataattaagggACTCCTTTGAAACAGAAGATACTTTGGCTAGTTAATGTAGAACctgataaagtatttttatttttttttaattcataaactaaaagttttagtactttttattactctaatggaaatattttacCGTCAGTTGAGTTTATGCTTGTTTCACTCAGTTTAAATGAGGATGAAATGGCTGCGTTTTGATTGACATTTATTTGTTgagtaattaaaacttttgctactttatttattttaggtgtAAGCCAttctaatgtattattttcattatattgccATAGAATTAAATCTCCAacttctataaaaaatgttttaatattaataaatctaacaaaaatagtattgaaaatatactcCAATCAATAGTTTATACCTTTTTTTGTagcaatttgttttaaatttgccAATTCCGATAATTTCATTAGAAGATTATTTAATTCCGGAAGATGTTCATCCACTAAAATTTGATCCAAGGGACAGAACATGGAAGAAcactaaaaaccataatattaacaataataataataaaaataaaaaaaaaattaataacaattgtcaaaaaaaatatcactcaATTTCTTAATATAACTTCCCTAGTCAGGTAAAAGGCTAGATAACAGATTTTAAGTGCATGTAAATAAAGCGGGTCACTGGcttacttgaaaattaaaaacctgaatttatatgtaaaatcattaaaagcaggtggaaatataaaaataaataacagattCATACCAGGTGTACAAtggtataaaaacattaagccATAAAGTATTAAGAAATTGATCaacttttcaaattatagTGCTATTAAAAACTAGACAATAAAGAAATTCTAATTACACTTTATTttcatctaaattaaaaaggtATGAATATCTAAATGTTGCTACTTTATTGTGATgtggattttaatattattatttattaaataatcttaaactgtttacaattttatcagtgtttaaactttaagaaccgaaataaaaataatatagctttAATGGAAAATATCTGTTACAAGCTATAGAGTAATACTtactttgataaaatatggtaGAAAAAGAAACAGAGGATCAACTAATGTTACAAAATCAATCCTATCAATAGGAATGACTttattacctttaaaaaatgatctgtaaaaataattttataattaattgaaaattgaagacaaagaaaattaaaatataaatatacctatgacTAAATGGTAAAGATCGCATTTGTGCCAGAGTCTTATCATTTTCAGAATACACAAAAATAGCCAATTCACTAGTTTGTGGATGACGCAGTTTTATCAATTGTCGATCAGCAGTTTTATCATTTGTTAAAGCatctaatacaaatacatatattacttgTACcattaatagaattattaatacatttaaacaacCAAACTGGAGAGCTTACCTGGTAAAATGatataacgatttttttcaaacactgTGGATTCttgttcattttttacttttggctTTCTACCTCTAGGAGCCATAACAGTATGACaagaactttaaaattaatattttggacggtttttataatacaagtcTTTGTAACTACTACGAAAAAATGTAAGAGATATCAAACCGTATATTGcactaaatagaaaataaaaaataataataattaatttatattttcacaacATTAGTttgattaaatgattattgttgACGCTGTTCTGCACTTTTCTTAACTCTCAAGTACACTAAGCTTCAATTGACCATAGAATaagaatattactattatatccGTTTTGACtgttttaagtattcaaatgaCAAATACTCTCAATTCCAAATCTAAATCTCAATAGTTACAAAAGATTATGGAAATGGTAGAATAAAATTGCGGGTAAAACGAACAGTGATAACTCACATAACCCTATTCACGACCCTCAATAACCAATTTCTTCGACTGAAACCaaagataattcattttttctatactttTGTTATATAGATTGTCCCGGGTCTCCCTCAAGGTAGAGAAGAGAAGATGATAACACTTCATGAAAAAAGCAGCACGATTTTTGACAACACAAATTTAGTTAACATAAATACCGCCAGGTACCGCCACATTACTCGAAGGCCGGTcacatttactattttaatgcatttaatataataaaatatgaaatttaataataattaataatatttaatattattgtctaaatttcataatttatatgaaatatgattCTATCATACTAGCAAGttgaaataaagaaaaatgttatatataggcaccaatttaataaaataaatatatagacttCCAAACTCCAGTCATAACAAacagtgtttaaaataaaaatcatctccctatattgtttcaaatttatttgattttttgtaaGAACTATGACTGTCCATTTAAACGTTTGTTATTGACTTTTGAGttattgaacaataatttatatttttttcaaaagtttaataagtaaattcactaattaaaaatgccaaataaatgttttgtatcAGGCTGTAAATCAGGATATCCTAGTGGAAGTGAaggaaaaattataacattgtgTCAAGCTCCAAAGGTACAAAGACCACAATaggcacaaaaaaaaattatatgattatttttaaatttgaagtagataattactaaatagtttcacaataatatattattatatggtactaataatttatactatgataaaTTTGTGCATacaatcattacattttaagtaatttttaagatactaatattattattttaaatattataatttagaataaaaattattaataatattatattgtagtattaattatacaatacttttataacttttagcttaatttaagataaacacttaattgattaaaattttttttaatttattaattatagttactataaataataaataactattatgtacctacatgttaattaaattttaaacttttgtaaaaatgtatactaatttttctttattgtaaaattcctATAACATATCTAAGTTtaagttttatgtttttaatttttatcaactgattaagatataattataattttaattaaataacacacTTGTTTATGTTGGTAATAAatctagtttattatttatatttgcatcatttgtaaaaaatactacCCAAATCaggatataacttataagtcacTTAGTCACAACACTCATAATtacatgaataataaacatttactttaaaatgttatatacacaTGGACATTGTACACAATTGAGAcaaatgaaacatttaaaatttaaattaaaaacaaacatattattagtatataagtaaaactaaaaatactcaaagtataataatattttatacttaatgccGAATGCACTTTGCGTGCAATAAAGGAAATTCAACtagacaaaaaaacaaaaaacaaaaaaaattatcagaaCAGTCAATGTTGTaactacttattaaatattatatgataactatttacttttatgtatattattttttatattatacattattgtaatattgtaacattattttagaaatatttattagatgagGTACCCATAATATAAGGTATAAGTATTGaatcaaaagtaaatataataaagtaagaatatatataaatatacactatataaatatgcatagGCACACgggtatttttcatttcaaaacaaaatttatttatttattcattaagaTTTAATGCACAATTGCATAGTGGCTATAAtgctattattgaataattattcaaacaacCGGCCTCCGAAGCTTGTGACGTTCCCTGTGGATATTATTTGAACTACAAAATTGCTGTCGAAAAATAAGCCACTTTTTTCCTCCTGACCAAGCCGAGTGTTATCACCTTCTCTTCTCTACATCGTGGTCTTATAAGGTCTATTGGTCTCACCCATATTGTATCAGCTGTTCATATCACAGGACACTGACGATATTTAAATTGGTCTAGGCTGTTGATAAGCGGGCAGTACACAGTCGTGAAATCACCTTGTAGTTTTTTGACGAAATCGATATCGGAGATTAGCACGTTTACGTTTTTCTTCCAAGGTTGTACTGCATTTTCACATAATCTGCCCACCACGGCACCTCTACAGGGGCGATATTCGACCCTTCCGTCTTTCTCTTTTCTTTTTCCGATGGGTTCTCATCTCCTATAGTCTTTAGGGAGAATCTACTTACGGGTTACGACGTTCAATTGAGTGCTGTGTGCTGATACATATTTGGTCTTCGACGGTGCGCATACGTCCGGTGTCTGTGATATATCTTAGTGTCATTTAGTTGTTACGTCGCTCTTGCTGAGTGTTATTGACCGGTTGTTGAACAAGCTCGacgatgaaataatattaaaatacgtattgtatttatacaaacgTATACACCTTCGTTGCGACAAACTCAAATCATTACGTCCAAGCATCATTTGCccgaccataatattataaacacgtaCCAGGTGAGCTGAAAGATCATCTACGTACTTGtatagtacttaataataacactattatttacatacttaactatattattattttgtttccgAACAAAAACTCTAACATTGTTCTAAAGACGTTTTCTAAAACCTTTATTCGATGTCAGTGGTATTTTAGTAGTGTggcacaataattaaaataatgtacattttctACATTAGCATTCATCGCAACAACTATCTAACCCAGTGTTTCTCAATTTCTTTTACTCGC includes the following:
- the LOC113554478 gene encoding ribonuclease H2 subunit B — protein: MAPRGRKPKVKNEQESTVFEKNRYIILPDALTNDKTADRQLIKLRHPQTSELAIFVYSENDKTLAQMRSLPFSHRSFFKGNKVIPIDRIDFVTLVDPLFLFLPYFIKCSSMFCPLDQILVDEHLPELNNLLMKLSELANLKQIATKKEVGDLILWQYNENNTLEWLTPKINKVAKVLITQQINVNQNAAISSSFKLSETSINSTDEQYKRYAYDIISEYLHIDIQKSLLKHLGLPEIVECNKRKADENSDVNKRTKFIKVDYEEMPHKVEKTITPKLTAKDKALKKAATGTKSISSFFKKSI